The DNA window CAGACATACAGGACAGCAGCGGCGAGGagtgaacaccagttcttcctTCAAACTACGGACAATTACGCAATTATACCTGGCTTAATTACCACATTAACAACACAATATGGGCACAGTCAGTCGATGCTGACCCCTGAGGCCGTACCGAGGAGACCTTGTGTGGAGGCAGACAGTCCTCTTCCATCTGTGATGTAGAAACCAAGGTGAGCCTTCTGCAAGTAGGTGGGGTGTTGGTATTCGTGGAAGAGGATCAGAAACTGGACGTCCTTGGCCAACTCAACCCAGCAGCTCCGATGGTTGTCAACGGTAACGGTTACTCCCTGCCTCCTCACTGATCCCTGCTGATTGATGGGAAGGatgtccctcccctccccttccaccACCACAGCGTCCAGGGAGAGCGTGATTGAGATGTCCCCGGGACCGCCTGTGTCTGTAGAAATTGTGAGAAGGTCGAAGTATGTCCGGGAACGTTCCTCCACACCGTTCTTGGGAGGAGCCCCCATTAGGTGGCCGTCCACAATGATCCCTTCGAAGGACAGAAAAACACTTAACAAACTGATCCAAGTCAGGAATGTAGCCCAAGGAACACAGGTGTACCTCtctcagggtcctccagcagtCTGAGAACATCATTGGCTCTTCCATCTACAGTGAAGCACATGTTCTCATGCAGCTTCCCCAACGACACCACAAAATGAGGATCTCCGTCAACTAGAGGAGGCAACAATAACCATCGtcgtgtgattttaaaaaagattctTGACACGGTGatgtttggaaatgaaaacaaagtaaGTTCTCCACCTGATGAGGAGAAGAGCCGGACCGTGCCCGTTCTGGATAAAGGTTCTGCAAACACAAGAACAGTCCACTTCATTCCCCAGCACTGGGACCAGTGACAGAACTACACAGGTACTGGAAACAACAGAATTCAAATACATACCAAAGGATTCCATGTCCGCAGTGTCATCCCCTGAAAGTGCAAACATTTCCATAAAATCTCAGGAAAATCTAAATTAAAGACCTGAAGGAATGTTTAAAATCCTTAGCCGCAAAGTCAGAGTCTCCCTAAAACTCCTGATCTAGAAAACACATGAAAACTTACAGGTGTCATAGTTGAGGTCGTAGTCATAGTCGTAGGTGGCATcaacatctgcaaacatcagGAGTTCAACTCGCATCCAGCTGTTCGTGATGAACAAACATTAATGTGACACTCACCTTCTGCAAGGTCTAAATCTGTGaggaacagaaaaacaaacaggtgaAGAAGAATTCCCGAGTCATGTAACAACCGTCCTTAATTCAAGACAATAAAGGAACTCGGTCACCTTTTCTCTGAATGAACGTCGAGACGTCTAGTGGAGAAATACGGAAAAACAAGTTGGGAATTAAAGACGCTTTAATGAGCGGCGGCTTTTACCAGGAAAAAAGTTCAAGTTCCTttaaaattatatataaatTATATACGTATAGCTTTTGTTGGAGCTGCTTTTCCATGATTGAATCTCTAAATACTCTAAATACTAAATCTGGAGTGTGAAACCTACCCAGAATGCCGGCTGCCTCCCACGGGTTTGGCTCGTCTGTTACACCGGGCATGGGGGCAAAGGTCGCCGTCACAAAAGAGGCAACGCCTGGGGCCAATTCTAAGTGTGTATCATTGTGCTCCGTGGCTGGAACTGGAGCTGGGGTGGGAAGGGCGGGTGAAGATGGGAGCGCTGGTGGAGCTACAACAGTTTCAGGCTGTGGAAGCTCTGGAGCAGATGTGATGCTGTTGTCaacctgtggtgctgctgttgacCCCACCGGACCCAGCTGTGGGGTAAGGGGTCGCCCATACTGGGTGACGGTGTCGGTTCTGGGTGTATTGAGTGAAGGTGAGGTGAAGGGGGCTGTTAAGGGGGGCGAGGGAGAGGTTGTTTTCAAGGCAGTGGAGAGTTTTCCTGGGGCTGGAGCCGATGCTGTTTTTAGAGCATTAATCAGGGAGGTGGGAATCTTAcctccagcaggagggggggcagtTTTGGAATGCTGGGTGGTGCCTGGCTTTTTACCACCGAATGGTGCTGGGGGGCTTTTAACAGAACTGGGACTTGAGGTTGTTGTGGTTCTTCTGGGAGGTGAAACGGCTGCTTTTGTTTTAGTTGGCGGTGCCCGAGGAGGATCGGGCTTCCCTTTGGGCGGCGAGCCGGGTTTCTTTCCAACACCAACAGCAGATGCTTTGGTGGTAGCGGTAGTTGTTGCAGTCGTGGTTATCGTGGctgcggcggcggtggtggcaGAGTCAACTTCATCCAGTTCTGGTTGAACCACAACCAAAGAAGTAACCGGGGTCACAAAGTTATATCTGAGTGAGAGGTTAGTGGCTTTGTCCACCAGGAGCCTCTGAGTTGCCGGGTCAGTAGTGTTCAGTTTGGCCTGGAGCAGCTCTTTGATGGTAAAATAGGCCCAGAGACGATGCACAGCGTTTGGGATTCCTTCTAGGTTGGCTAAACAGTCCAAAGAATCAACGCTCCCATTGCCTTCAGTCTGGGAAGTCAACACACGGTTCTCCATCTTGACTCGCTGCCTGGAGTCCGTGGCAGACATTGAAATCTTTAAATCTTTCACGCCGGGTTTGACCTTCCCAGCCACCACCAGCTCAGAACCTTGGAAGTAGTTTGGGAAGAGGGAGCGAGTGACGTCAAAAGCCTGATCATCCAGATATGACAGCTGGACGTCAGACAACAAAGGACTTGCTACTTCGTCATAGAAGCCCTTCAGCTGCAAAGCAGCG is part of the Takifugu flavidus isolate HTHZ2018 chromosome 8, ASM371156v2, whole genome shotgun sequence genome and encodes:
- the itih6 gene encoding inter-alpha-trypsin inhibitor heavy chain H6 — encoded protein: MMNLKVLWILVVFTCCVREGFGSNYRAKLNSNNLLQRIKRQSKATKPALKVTDYHVRCSVVSRYAVTTVQSSVWNQLSVTKEAAFEVDLPSTAFISNFTITSGSKVYVAQVKERAAARKIYDAAKKRGRAAGLVATKERETEKFRVAVSVPAGAQMLFCLTYEELLPRRLGRYELSLGLRPGQLVQNLTLDVSITEQTGLSFVKVLPLKTSRLLSSTAQGDTEAPASTRVEQNGCCARVHYSPSLQQQSSVSPKGVHADFMIQYDVALRDLMGEVQVHDGYFVHYFAPKGLPVVPKDVIFVIDVSGSMIGTKIKQTKQAMSTILADLREGDHFNIITFSDQVHTWKRGRTVRATRQNVRDAKEFVRRIIAEGWTNINAALLSAAQLINPPSSSRHLASHRVPLVIFLTDGEATIGETAGDTILTNARKALGSASLFGLAFGDDADFLLLKRLALDNRGVARMVYEDADAALQLKGFYDEVASPLLSDVQLSYLDDQAFDVTRSLFPNYFQGSELVVAGKVKPGVKDLKISMSATDSRQRVKMENRVLTSQTEGNGSVDSLDCLANLEGIPNAVHRLWAYFTIKELLQAKLNTTDPATQRLLVDKATNLSLRYNFVTPVTSLVVVQPELDEVDSATTAAAATITTTATTTATTKASAVGVGKKPGSPPKGKPDPPRAPPTKTKAAVSPPRRTTTTSSPSSVKSPPAPFGGKKPGTTQHSKTAPPPAGGKIPTSLINALKTASAPAPGKLSTALKTTSPSPPLTAPFTSPSLNTPRTDTVTQYGRPLTPQLGPVGSTAAPQVDNSITSAPELPQPETVVAPPALPSSPALPTPAPVPATEHNDTHLELAPGVASFVTATFAPMPGVTDEPNPWEAAGILDVSTFIQRKDLDLAEDVDATYDYDYDLNYDTWDDTADMESFEPLSRTGTVRLFSSSVDGDPHFVVSLGKLHENMCFTVDGRANDVLRLLEDPERGIIVDGHLMGAPPKNGVEERSRTYFDLLTISTDTGGPGDISITLSLDAVVVEGEGRDILPINQQGSVRRQGVTVTVDNHRSCWVELAKDVQFLILFHEYQHPTYLQKAHLGFYITDGRGLSASTQGLLGQFQHADISVTVVEDPVDEGAHQRAASARGMLRWGSQHMPVTLQDKTLKDSVRKHHAGKCWVVPKAEVERLLGHAYQSYVVAREAF